CCTCGTTCACTTGTTTAAACAACTCTTCCATGTTCTTATCTCCTGCGTGCTTGTCCGGATGGTAGCTCAATGCTTTCGATTTGAATGCGGCCTTGATCTCTGCGTCAGTCGCATTAGAAGAAACACCCAAGATGTGATAGTAATTTATCATTTCAGAGATTTGCGTGTCAAATAAAACGTAGGAAAACAAAAAAAGGTACTACTTGCTTCTATTTTTGCCAGACATGGCTAATAATGACAAAATTATACTGCCCGAAAAGTACTACCTGGACAATTTTAAATACGTCCTCAATTTTGTCATAGACAAGTATGAACCGCTGCTTTCGGACGCTGAAATAGCGTTTATCACCAACTTCACAACACTATCAGAAGATGGCCAGTGTCTATATGTAAGAGTTAGCAATAGAAAAGGGCAGTTTTTCAGAAAAGAAAAATTGATTTATCCCGAAATCATTAATCTAGACGACGCCCACGAAGAACTGTTGGATCGTAATTTTCTAGTTAGTAAACCTTCGCTTGAGGTCGACGAATGCTTTCAACTCATCAACATTTATAACAAGCCTGAAATTATTCAGATCGTTAAGCCGCTGGATGTTGAGGTCAATAAGAAACTAAAAAAGGATGAGCTGATCTTGAATTTGCTTGAGAGCTGTGACACTGAAATGCTGCAACAATCCTTCTACACCGATTCTATTATTACCCAGGGCGCTCGTGAGGAGTTGGATATGGTGAAGTTATTTTTCTTTGGACACAACAACGGGGACATGTCGGACTTTGTTATACGGGATGTCGGCCATGCCAAGTTTATGGAAATAGACGAGTCTAAATTGGGGACTTCATTTGACTCCAGAGAAGAAGCAGAAGCCGTTAGGCAACTATCTCAACTAAATAAAGAGTTTTATTTGTTGGAAGATGCGGTTTCACCTTTAGATGTGTATGAATGGTTTACAGCGATTGAAATCGGCTATTTCCTGAATATGGATAAAGCCAAACAACGAGCTGACAAGTTACTGCACAAAGTGGGCTACCACCTTGAGAAACACAAATATTTCGATGAAGCTTTAGAGTTATATCATCTTTCATCTGCCTCTCCGCTAAGAGAACGAAGGATACGGATCTACAACAAGCAAAAAGATTTTGATAAATCTTTGGCTCAGGCCAAACAAATACTGGAAGACCCAAACGACAACAAAGAGTATTACATCGCCCAGGATGTACTCAACAAACTTGACAAGAAACTTAAGACGACCACGCTTAGACAAAAAGAAGGTATTACTATTCCAGTTGACGCCAGCTATCAAAATCGTGTGGAGCAGGGTGCATTGGTCCATTTCGAAACCGAAGGCTACCAAGGTTATCACTCTGAAAATTCTATATGTAGAAATGTGTTCGGACTGTTCTTTTGGGAGGAAATCTTCGACCCAAAATACAACAGCCTGCATCAGCCGTTGCAGCGAAATCCGTCAGACATCTATGACAAAGATTTTTACAAAAAACGTAAAAAAGCTATAGCTAACAAGCTTCAAAACACAAAATCAAAGAAACAACTTTCAAAAATACTAGAGACAAGTGCTCAATTGCGCTATGGTATTTCCAATCCTTTTGTACATTGGGAGAAAAGCATGATAGAAGCGATGTGGCAGTTCTTGGCTTTTGCCAAACTGAAACAAATCAAATCTCTTTTGGCCGAAATGGCCATCGACCCTAAAAACCGATCTACCGGTTTTCCTGATTTATTTGTTTGGAAAGAAAAGGAATATTCCTTTTTTGAAGTCAAATCTCCCAATGATAATTTGTCCGAGAAACAATTGTTTTG
The sequence above is drawn from the Reichenbachiella sp. genome and encodes:
- a CDS encoding VRR-NUC domain-containing protein encodes the protein MANNDKIILPEKYYLDNFKYVLNFVIDKYEPLLSDAEIAFITNFTTLSEDGQCLYVRVSNRKGQFFRKEKLIYPEIINLDDAHEELLDRNFLVSKPSLEVDECFQLINIYNKPEIIQIVKPLDVEVNKKLKKDELILNLLESCDTEMLQQSFYTDSIITQGAREELDMVKLFFFGHNNGDMSDFVIRDVGHAKFMEIDESKLGTSFDSREEAEAVRQLSQLNKEFYLLEDAVSPLDVYEWFTAIEIGYFLNMDKAKQRADKLLHKVGYHLEKHKYFDEALELYHLSSASPLRERRIRIYNKQKDFDKSLAQAKQILEDPNDNKEYYIAQDVLNKLDKKLKTTTLRQKEGITIPVDASYQNRVEQGALVHFETEGYQGYHSENSICRNVFGLFFWEEIFDPKYNSLHQPLQRNPSDIYDKDFYKKRKKAIANKLQNTKSKKQLSKILETSAQLRYGISNPFVHWEKSMIEAMWQFLAFAKLKQIKSLLAEMAIDPKNRSTGFPDLFVWKEKEYSFFEVKSPNDNLSEKQLFWLEHFQEWGIPAEIALVEWT